Proteins encoded by one window of Mustela erminea isolate mMusErm1 chromosome 7, mMusErm1.Pri, whole genome shotgun sequence:
- the TOMM34 gene encoding mitochondrial import receptor subunit TOM34, which produces MGPKLADSVEALRAAGNQSFRNGQFAEATVLYSRALRTLQAQGCSNPEEESILFSNRAACHLKDGNCRDCIKDCTSALALIPFSMKPLLRRASAYEALEKYPLAYVDYKTVLQIDDSVASAVEGLNRMTRALMDSLGPEWRLKLPSIPLVPVTAQKRWDSSPSEYHKENAKGKFREATTTKGRVSSAGDVERARILKEEGNELVKKGNHKKAIEKYSESLSFSDIESATYSNRALCHLALKQYKEAVRDCTEALRLDGKNVKAFYRRAQAYKALKDYKSSFEDINSLLQLEPRNGPAQKLQQEVNQSLN; this is translated from the exons ATGGGCCCCAAGCTCGCAGACTCCGTGGAGGCGCTCCGCGCCGCCGGCAACCAGAGTTTCCGCAACGGCCAGTTCGCCGAAGCCACCGTGCTCTACAGCCGCGCGCTGCGGACGCTGCAGGCGCAAG GCTGCTCGAACCCGGAAGAAGAAAGCATCCTCTTCTCCAACCGCGCAGCGTGCCACTTGAAGGATGGCAACTGCAGGGACTGCATCAAGGACTGCACTTC AGCGCTGGCCCTGATTCCCTTCAGCATGAAGCCCCTCCTGCGGCGGGCCTCGGCCTACGAGGCCCTGGAGAAGTACCCCCTGGCCTATGTGGACTACAAGACCGTGCTGCAGATCGATGACAGTGTGGCGTCAGCCGTGGAAGGCCTCAACAG aATGACCAGAGCTCTCATGGACTCACTGGGGCCCGAGTGGCGTCTGAAGCTGCCCTCTATCCCCTTGGTGCCTGTCACAGCTCAGAAGAGGTGGGATTCCTCACCTTCGGAGTACCACAAAGAGAACGCTAAGGGCAAATTCAGAGAAGCCACAACCACCAAGGGCAGAG TGTCTTCTGCTGGGGATGTGGAGAGAGCCAGAATTCTGAAGGAAGAAGGCAATGAGCTTGTAAAGAAGGGGAACCATAAGAAAGCTATTGAGAAGTACAGTGAAAGCCTGTCCTTCAGTGACATAGAGTCCGCCACATACAGCAACAG AGCGCTCTGCCATTTGGCCCTGAAGCAGTACAAGGAAGCAGTGAGGGACTGCACAGAAGCCCTCAGGCTGGATGGAAAGAACGTGAAGGCCTTCTACAGACGAGCGCAAGCCTACAAGGCACTCAAG gACTACAAATCCAGCTTTGAAGACATCAACAGTCTTCTGCAGCTTGAGCCGAGAAACGGCCCTGCCCAGAAGTTGCAGCAGGAAGTTAACCAGAGCTTAAACTAA